One part of the Diadema setosum chromosome 6, eeDiaSeto1, whole genome shotgun sequence genome encodes these proteins:
- the LOC140229956 gene encoding ankyrin repeat and SAM domain-containing protein 3-like codes for MDYPYEASDEASESELLDKSLSMWKGWSSLDSTATFEPVPLDLHTAASIGQYDCVREYITSGDVDINKQNRGSWTALMYACYIGHDTIVNLLLDAGAKVDMKSDKGTTALMMAASCGNESVAYFLLQQGAELEVVDLRGWTALFYATYTGHQRMVHFLLENNAQVNATEPSLGITPLMMAAAEGHEIIVNLLLGNASVDIDLQSHRGDTARSLALMNGHMKIVSLIDNRCMSPPSVRSAPGLGDDLDLSSSDENFQLRPARPSHHHHHHHHHHHHGRGRSSKVKGPSILDGPEAFAKLRGEKKTKSSELAEDHSELQDDGQNGNDVDGAEDTAFCVSGALTIRSSNSSLSSSSAGGLAGALGVSCDASLSSNDAGSPGSEESNVRPKSGGTHQGVDPNELAAQITKISIDGSGDASSSDQDLFGPLNHDRPQQQVSLHVGWNLGANLQIYPNDPAPPHPPHPQGPQPAIGYTSTVSPLQPDLSRGEGSEVMEEKVTSYPFTDLAGLLGSLGLTKYLHIFEEQEIDLRVFLTLTDSDLKEVGIRLMGPRRKLTNAIARWHSQARPFSDSLEQVYADRVETAMQEMAVQLSEDGIKRDQMEAQLLQEKELRSVVEGCLMEDRKNYQQVISMVTDTSKLCHRMRQLYDNVRFYQVELVRRVQSMPFLARRDSGDSGSPSSDIVRSIMSSPVLRGTAVSSTHSNEPMGFPERGGLQMGEGEMLRDSSDAVELRKLPMVDLVETLGQLSHKLGRIVAMVTNNADKIVDGQSAFSPNSSGNSLP; via the exons ATGGACTATCCATATGAAGCCAGCGATGAAGCCAGTGAGTCGGAACTCCTGGACAAGAGTCTATCCATGTGGAAGGGATGGAGCTCATTGGACAGTACTGCAACCTTTGAACCTGTGCCGCTAGACTTGCACACAGCAGCATCAATTGGTCAATATGACTGCGTGAGAGAGTACATTacaag CGGCGATGTTGACATCAACAAGCAGAATCGAGGGAGCTGGACAGCCCTGATGTATGCATGCTACATCGGCCATGACACGATCGTCAACTTGCTTCTCGATGCGGGAGCAAAGGTCGACATGAAGTCCGACAAGGGGACGACTGCCCTCATGATGGCTGCTAGCTGTGGAAATGAGAGTGTTGCATACTTCCTTTTGCAG caaGGAGCAGAGTTGGAGGTCGTCGATCTACGCGGCTGGACGGCGCTGTTCTACGCCACGTACACTGGTCACCAGAGGATGGTTCATTTCTTACTGGAGAATAATGCACAGGTCAATGCAAC GGAGCCCTCGCTTGGTATCACACCATTGATGATGGCAGCTGCCGAAGGTCATGAGATTATTGTCAACCTGCTCCTGGGAAAT GCTAGTGTGGACATTGATCTCCAGAGTCACCGCGGTGACACAGCTCGTTCGTTGGCTCTCATGAATGGCCACATGAAGATAGTCAGCCTCATAGACAATAGATGCATGTCGCCCCCTAGTGTCCGATCAGCACCAG GTCTAGGGGATGATCTTGACCTCAGCTCATCAGACGAGAATTTCCAGCTCCGCCCTGCGAGGCCAtctcatcaccaccaccaccaccaccaccatcatcaccatggAAGGGGTCgtagttcaaaggtcaaagggccAAGCATTCTGGATGGCCCAGAGGCATTCGCAAAGTTACggggagaaaagaaaacaaagtcaTCAGAGCTTGCAGAGGATCACAGTG AACTCCAGGATGATGGGCAGAATGGGAACGATGTTGATGGGGCAGAGGATACAGCATTCTGTGTGTCTGGTGCCCTCACGATACGCAGCAGTAACTCCAGTCTTAGCAGTAGCTCAGCTGGGGGATTGGCCGGGGCGCTTGGTGTCAGCTGTGATGCGAGTCTTTCCAGCAACGATGCAGGGAGCCCGGGCAGCGAGGAGTCCAACGTCAGACCAAAGAGCGGCGGCACGCACCAGGGCGTCGATCCCAACGAGCTGGCGGCCCAAATCACCAAGATCAGCATCGATGGGAGCGGTGATGCATCGTCGTCGGACCAGGATCTCTTTGGCCCCCTGAACCATGATCGTCCACAGCAGCAGGTGTCTCTCCACGTAGGATGGAACCTCGGAGCCAATCTCCAGATCTACCCCAATGACCCCGCCCCACCACACCCTCCCCACCCGCAAGGTCCCCAGCCGGCCATAGGGTACACTTCCACGGTCTCTCCCCTCCAGCCCGACCTGTCCAGGGGTGAAGGGTCGGAGGTCATGGAAGAGAAAGTGACCAGCTATCCCTTCACTGACCTAGCAGGGCTCCTTGGCAGCCTGGGCTTGACCAAGTATCTTCACATCTTTGAGGAGCAAGAAATTGATCTCAGAGTCTTCCTGACCCTCACAGACAGCGACCTCAAGGAGGTCGGCATTAG GCTGATGGGACCGAGGCGGAAACTGACCAATGCCATCGCCCGCTGGCACAGCCAGGCCCGACCCTTCTCGGACAGCCTGGAGCAGGTGTACGCTGACCGGGTGGAGACTGCTATGCAGGAAATGGCCGTTCAACTCTCAGAG GATGGGATAAAGAGAGACCAGATGGAGGCACAGCTCCTGCAGGAGAAGGAGCTGAGGAGTGTGGTGGAGGGATGCCTGATGGAGGACCGGAAGAATTACCAGCAGGTCATCTCCATGGTAACGGATACCAGCAAACTCTGTCATCGCATGAGACAGCTGTATGATAATGTCAG GTTTTACCAAGTGGAGCTTGTTCGACGAGTCCAATCCATGCCCTTCCTTGCGCGAAGGGATTCTGGCGACTCGGGTTCCCCGTCATCAGACATTGTCCGCTCTATCATGAGCAGCCCGGTACTGAGGGGGACAGCAGTGAGCTCCACCCACTCCAACGAGCCAATGGGATTCCCCGAGAGAGGCGGCCTgcagatgggggagggggagatgttGCGTGACAGCAGTGACGCTGTTGAGCTCAGGAAGCTGCCCATGGTCGACCTTGTGGAGACGCTGGGGCAGCTCTCGCACAAACTGGGCCGgattgttgccatggtgacaaaCAATGCAGACAAGATTGTGGATGGGCAGAGTGCCTTCTCGCCAAATTCCAGCGGGAACTCTTtgccttaa
- the LOC140229979 gene encoding tyrosine-protein kinase FRK-like gives MEFLASNKKPTRWMSPEGLQNKNCSVESDVWSYGILLWEIVTLGARPYPKMTMDMVKQQVTKGYKMPRPSHCGQELYSIMTNCWEMEPEKRYSYDVIQQKLEPMMEVYHEYLSVRNMDESLYESLADITV, from the exons ATGGAATTTCTTGCCTCCAACAag AAACCAACGCGCTGGATGTCACCTGAAGGACTGCAGAATAAAAATTGCTCGGTAGAGAGCGATGTTTGGTCTTACGGGATCCTTCTTTGGGAAATCGTCACTCTAG GAGCAAGACCCTATCCAAAAATGACAATGGACATGGTCAAGCAGCAGGTTACCAAGGGTTACAAGATGCCACGCCCTTCTCACTGTGGTCAAGAATT ATACTCTATAATGACCAATTGCTGGGAAATGGAACCGGAAAAGAGATACTCTTATGACGTCATTCAGCAGAAACTTGAACCGATGATGGAAGTCTATCAT GAGTACCTGTCAGTCAGAAACATGGATGAGAGCTTGTATGAATCTTTGGCGGATATAACAGTCTGA
- the LOC140230154 gene encoding heparan sulfate glucosamine 3-O-sulfotransferase 2-like, with amino-acid sequence MRRRTLDERSLPVIIADSENTQDGRPFVNLSLVDCGPAASSGGADDGFIRQRDLACEKRLPQVIGLIGGKRDDATELFFLLSGHPALVTDQSFPKSKPLSISSIGGDVEQYKKSMPVSSKFQLTMDISPDYFFEENAPRVFRDIYKGMKFVVVLSDPVVRVIDEYRHVISQRGGTKERVTLAPGLPLTYFINDTLESSVISPEGIVFADNALVASGMYDLFLERWLVSFPADQFFVVENKAFNRDPLPHLRRLERFLGLPKFFEASSIYFNDKRMVHCRQTPERTCPPKKENRKDQTDINVSEHTTRLLREFYQPHTSRLEQMLGQQFSWTNL; translated from the coding sequence ATGCGGCGTCGCACTCTTGACGAGCGAAGTTTGCCCGTGATCATTGCTGATTCCGAGAACACGCAGGACGGACGCCCCTTCGTCAACTTGTCCCTCGTCGATTGTGGTCCGGCAGCGAGCAGCGGTGGGGCCGACGACGGATTCATCCGCCAGCGAGATCTTGCCTGCGAGAAACGCCTTCCTCAAGTTATCGGACTTATTGGCGGGAAGAGGGACGATGCTACCGAGTTATTTTTCTTGCTGTCTGGTCATCCCGCATTAGTGACGGATCAGAGCTTTCCCAAATCAAAACCGCTGTCAATCAGTAGTATAGGGGGAGATGTTGAGCAGTACAAGAAATCTATGCCTGTGAGCTCCAAGTTTCAGCTGACTATGGACATCAGTCCCGATTACTTCTTCGAAGAGAACGCCCCCAGAGTATTCAGAGACATATACAAGGGCATGAAATTTGTGGTCGTGTTGAGCGACCCCGTAGTGCGTGTGATAGATGAGTACCGTCATGTAATCTCACAGCGAGGCGGAACGAAAGAGCGTGTTACCTTGGCGCCTGGTTTACCCCTGACCTATTTTATCAACGATACGCTAGAATCATCCGTCATTTCACCGGAAGGAATCGTTTTCGCCGACAATGCTCTTGTGGCGAGCGGGATGTACGATCTGTTCCTTGAGCGATGGCTTGTTTCATTTCCCGCCGATCAGTTTTTCGTCGTAGAGAACAAAGCATTCAACAGAGACCCTCTCCCTCACCTCCGGCGATTGGAAAGGTTCCTCGGTCTCCCGAAGTTCTTCGAGGCCAGCTCCATCTACTTTAACGACAAGAGAATGGTCCACTGCAGACAGACGCCCGAGAGAACATGTCCACCCAAGAAGGAGAACAGGAAAGACCAAACAGACATTAATGTTAGCGAGCACACCACTCGACTCCTGCGAGAATTTTACCAGCCTCACACCAGTCGTCTCGAGCAGATGTTGGGGCAACAATTTTCCTGGACAAATCTGTAA